A window of the Euzebya pacifica genome harbors these coding sequences:
- a CDS encoding prephenate dehydrogenase/arogenate dehydrogenase family protein: MPTCAAHASCAVTCRNDRHHTRHLETPTMRVAIIGTGLIGASLGLAFRRAESVRTVVGHDADNANLATALTKGALDSATTNLTDAAENADVVVLAVPPSVIERVAEAVVPHMADGAVLTDVGSVKGEVVAAMERAVAGSNVHVVGGHPMAGSHEHGPETAMADMFVGATWLLTPTASTDQAALDRMTALVADVGAQPVVVDPKAHDLLVAVISHVPQLTATTLMTLAAERARKEDARLLLLAGGGFRDATRVAASNPEMWLQICQENSEAIVQVLDEYAARIGQLRMMLHDFDSERLSTMLTDAREARNAMPGKGGVSGQLVELRVVIPDAPGAIADITSTVSSLGINIEDIGIDHAPDGKRGQMRLAVNGFEAAEKAHEALGANGYEVLERAS; the protein is encoded by the coding sequence ATGCCTACCTGCGCGGCGCACGCCAGCTGCGCAGTGACCTGCCGGAATGACCGGCACCACACACGTCACCTGGAGACCCCCACCATGCGAGTAGCAATCATCGGCACCGGCCTGATCGGTGCATCCCTCGGTCTGGCGTTCCGCCGGGCCGAGAGCGTCCGGACCGTCGTCGGCCACGACGCCGACAACGCCAACCTGGCCACCGCCCTCACCAAGGGCGCGCTCGACTCGGCCACCACCAACCTGACCGATGCCGCGGAGAACGCCGACGTCGTCGTCCTGGCCGTCCCCCCCTCGGTCATCGAGCGGGTCGCCGAGGCGGTCGTGCCCCACATGGCCGACGGCGCGGTCCTGACCGACGTCGGCAGCGTCAAGGGCGAGGTCGTCGCGGCCATGGAACGCGCGGTCGCGGGCAGCAACGTCCACGTCGTCGGCGGCCACCCCATGGCCGGTTCCCACGAGCACGGCCCCGAGACCGCCATGGCCGACATGTTCGTCGGGGCCACCTGGCTGCTGACCCCGACGGCCTCCACCGACCAGGCCGCGCTGGACCGGATGACGGCGCTGGTCGCCGACGTCGGTGCCCAGCCCGTCGTGGTCGACCCCAAGGCGCACGACCTGCTGGTGGCCGTCATCAGCCACGTCCCGCAGCTGACGGCCACGACCCTGATGACCCTGGCCGCCGAACGGGCCCGCAAGGAGGACGCGCGCCTGCTGCTGCTCGCCGGCGGTGGGTTCCGTGACGCCACACGGGTGGCCGCCAGCAACCCGGAGATGTGGCTGCAGATCTGCCAGGAGAACTCCGAGGCCATCGTGCAGGTGCTCGACGAGTACGCCGCACGGATCGGGCAGCTCCGCATGATGCTGCACGACTTCGACAGCGAGCGGCTGTCGACGATGCTCACCGACGCCCGCGAGGCGCGCAACGCCATGCCCGGCAAGGGCGGGGTGTCCGGTCAGCTGGTCGAGCTGCGGGTGGTCATCCCCGATGCGCCCGGCGCCATCGCCGACATCACCTCCACCGTCAGCAGCCTCGGCATCAACATCGAGGACATCGGCATCGACCACGCCCCCGACGGCAAGCGGGGCCAGATGCGCCTCGCCGTCAACGGCTTCGAGGCCGCCGAGAAGGCGCACGAAGCGCTCGGTGCCAACGGGTACGAAGTGCTGGAACGCGCGTCGTGA
- a CDS encoding pseudouridine synthase produces MPAERLQKVLAHAGQGSRRVCEGLIAEGRISVNGRTATLGDKADPKVDVIAIDGERIHVNTDLVYLLFNKPAGVVTTANDPEGRPTVIDYVPANPRVFPVGRLDQDTTGLLLLTNDGELANRVTHPRYEIEKTYMVQIRGPVSRKHLHQLLNGVELDDGPAKARKANLKIADQTRSLLEIVIAEGRNREVRRMMKAVGLELEQLVRVRIGPIYLGDIGPGKVRPLNGKEVRELYAAVGLDAAPNEETS; encoded by the coding sequence ATGCCCGCTGAACGACTGCAGAAGGTCCTTGCCCACGCCGGCCAGGGCAGCCGACGAGTGTGCGAGGGCCTGATCGCCGAAGGACGCATCAGCGTCAACGGCCGCACCGCGACCCTCGGCGACAAGGCCGACCCCAAGGTCGACGTGATCGCCATCGACGGCGAACGCATCCACGTCAACACCGACCTCGTGTACCTGCTGTTCAACAAGCCGGCCGGTGTCGTCACCACGGCCAACGACCCCGAGGGTCGACCGACCGTGATCGACTACGTCCCGGCCAACCCGCGGGTCTTCCCCGTCGGTCGGCTCGACCAGGACACCACCGGCCTGCTGCTGCTGACCAACGACGGCGAGCTGGCCAACCGGGTCACCCACCCCCGCTACGAGATCGAGAAGACCTACATGGTCCAGATCCGTGGCCCGGTGTCCCGCAAGCACCTGCACCAGCTGCTCAACGGCGTCGAGCTCGACGACGGGCCGGCGAAGGCCCGCAAGGCCAACCTCAAGATCGCCGACCAGACACGGTCGCTGCTGGAGATCGTCATCGCCGAGGGCCGCAACCGCGAGGTCCGCCGCATGATGAAGGCGGTGGGGCTGGAGCTCGAGCAGCTCGTCCGCGTTCGTATCGGCCCGATATACCTCGGAGACATCGGCCCCGGCAAGGTTCGTCCGCTCAACGGCAAGGAGGTCCGCGAGCTGTACGCCGCGGTCGGCCTCGACGCCGCCCCGAACGAGGAGACCAGCTGA
- a CDS encoding segregation and condensation protein A: MADIPVDGPAVDTDETRADETRDRARSGTYHVAIQAFEGPFDLLLHLIARRKVDIYEVSIAEITDDYLAVLGTMDVLDLEVTTEFLVVAATLIELKAARLLPSEDDPELDELALEARDLLYARLLEYRTFREAAAHLRTLLQAHDGYIPRDVSLESPFDKLRPEASLGLTPDAFARLAARVLAPSAETSIDLSHIQPVRMTVREAAGMILDELTRAEQPLTFEELTAGCRHVAEVVVHFLACLELYKLDHVELDQPDNFGRMTVEWTPDRGRIDSATFELDTYDGMDVDVDADDEDDPAATSDPDTDPTPAPADEAARHEQ, translated from the coding sequence ATGGCAGACATCCCGGTCGACGGCCCTGCCGTCGACACCGACGAGACCCGCGCGGACGAGACCCGCGACCGGGCCCGTTCGGGGACCTACCATGTCGCGATCCAGGCCTTCGAGGGCCCCTTCGACCTGCTGCTGCACCTGATCGCACGGCGCAAGGTCGACATCTACGAGGTCTCCATCGCCGAGATCACCGACGACTACCTCGCGGTGCTCGGCACGATGGACGTGCTCGACCTCGAGGTCACGACCGAGTTCCTCGTCGTCGCGGCCACGCTCATCGAGCTGAAGGCCGCGAGGCTGCTGCCGAGCGAGGACGACCCGGAGCTCGACGAGCTCGCGCTGGAGGCCCGGGACCTGCTGTACGCCAGGCTGCTGGAGTACCGGACGTTCCGCGAGGCCGCCGCGCACCTCCGCACGCTGCTGCAGGCCCACGACGGCTACATCCCCCGCGACGTCTCGCTGGAGTCGCCGTTCGACAAGCTCAGGCCCGAGGCATCGCTGGGCCTGACCCCCGACGCGTTCGCCCGGCTGGCCGCACGTGTCCTGGCCCCCTCGGCCGAGACGTCCATCGACCTGTCCCACATCCAGCCGGTCCGCATGACCGTGCGCGAGGCCGCCGGCATGATCCTGGACGAGCTCACCCGCGCCGAACAGCCCCTCACCTTCGAGGAGCTCACCGCAGGCTGCCGACATGTCGCCGAGGTCGTCGTGCACTTCCTCGCCTGCCTCGAGCTGTACAAGCTGGACCACGTCGAGCTCGACCAGCCCGACAACTTCGGTCGGATGACGGTGGAATGGACGCCCGACCGCGGCAGGATCGATTCGGCCACATTCGAGCTGGACACCTACGACGGCATGGACGTCGACGTGGATGCTGACGACGAGGACGACCCGGCCGCCACCAGCGACCCTGACACCGACCCCACCCCCGCACCCGCCGACGAGGCCGCACGACATGAGCAGTGA
- the aroA gene encoding 3-phosphoshikimate 1-carboxyvinyltransferase translates to MTAIPDAFEIIPTGPLSGSVAPPASKSVTNRLLLLASLADGTSVLRNPLVSNDSAAMRDVVTGLGAAVADVGSPGEAGYAWHVSGTGGRVSAPDVPLDCRLSGTTIRFATAVAALADGEVTLTGEEPLRNRPIGPLVTALRDLGAAVATDHDGYPPVTVGGGLAGGEVAIDVTGSSQYASAVLLAAPYAREAVTVRALGEHAAAYVELTTSAMDVWGALVDPVGDNAWQVRTGGYTACDQTVEYDASAAAHLFGLATATGGRVAVVHASPDTLQPDAVFPDILARFGADVTREGDVVVVAGPDRPVAAGDIDLSDMPDQVTTCAAIAALADGVTTITGVEVARGHETDRLTALATELRKIGAEVEERPDGLVIDGSNATGHATLDTYDDHRLAMSFASVGARLPGVVIDDPGCVAKTYPGFWQALVRLGGEVRPA, encoded by the coding sequence GTGACCGCGATCCCGGACGCCTTCGAGATCATCCCGACGGGGCCGCTGTCGGGCAGCGTCGCCCCACCCGCCAGCAAGAGCGTCACCAACCGGCTGCTGCTGCTGGCCAGCCTCGCCGACGGCACCTCGGTGCTGCGCAACCCGCTGGTCAGCAACGACTCCGCGGCCATGCGTGACGTCGTCACCGGCCTCGGCGCCGCAGTCGCCGACGTCGGATCACCGGGGGAGGCCGGCTACGCCTGGCACGTCTCGGGCACCGGCGGCCGCGTCAGCGCCCCCGACGTCCCGCTGGACTGCCGGCTGTCGGGCACGACGATCCGCTTCGCGACGGCCGTGGCGGCCCTCGCCGACGGCGAGGTCACCCTGACCGGCGAGGAGCCGCTGCGGAACCGGCCCATCGGGCCGCTGGTCACCGCGCTGCGTGACCTCGGCGCCGCCGTTGCCACAGACCATGACGGCTATCCGCCCGTCACCGTCGGTGGGGGACTGGCCGGCGGCGAGGTCGCCATCGACGTCACCGGGTCCAGCCAGTACGCCTCGGCGGTCCTGCTGGCTGCCCCCTACGCCCGCGAGGCCGTCACCGTGCGTGCCCTCGGCGAGCACGCGGCCGCCTACGTCGAGCTGACCACCTCCGCGATGGACGTGTGGGGTGCGCTGGTGGACCCCGTCGGGGACAACGCCTGGCAGGTCCGCACGGGTGGGTACACCGCCTGTGACCAGACCGTGGAGTACGACGCCTCGGCCGCAGCCCACCTGTTCGGCCTGGCGACCGCGACCGGCGGCCGGGTGGCCGTGGTGCACGCCAGCCCCGACACGCTGCAGCCCGACGCGGTCTTCCCCGACATCCTGGCCCGCTTCGGTGCCGACGTGACCCGTGAGGGCGACGTGGTCGTGGTGGCCGGCCCGGACCGGCCCGTCGCCGCTGGCGACATCGACCTGTCCGACATGCCCGACCAGGTCACGACCTGCGCAGCCATCGCCGCGCTGGCTGACGGGGTGACCACCATCACCGGCGTGGAGGTCGCCCGTGGGCACGAGACCGACCGCCTGACCGCCCTCGCCACCGAGCTCCGCAAGATCGGTGCCGAGGTCGAGGAGCGGCCCGACGGACTGGTGATCGACGGGTCCAACGCCACCGGCCACGCCACGCTCGACACCTACGACGACCACCGCCTGGCGATGTCCTTCGCCTCCGTCGGGGCCCGGTTGCCCGGCGTGGTCATCGACGACCCCGGCTGCGTCGCCAAGACCTACCCGGGGTTCTGGCAGGCGCTGGTTCGCCTCGGTGGCGAGGTCCGTCCGGCGTGA
- a CDS encoding cell wall-binding repeat-containing protein, producing MQSWVKVLPVLVLLCALVVVGPPPSSATPVCTDPATRDVLCGGRVFPDPIESLTGLTYDETVAGLEALAAESEGWLVVSTIGTSFDGFPIVMAELTDPTSTVPLDDRKVVLVSQSIHGNEPGGREGGVRYVEDLLRGEDDARRALLDRVRLVQVFLNPDGWTAGDHDQVPDGDSVGLWARGNGNGALGVGDIGGVDLNRNAAWFGPIPTSRPDPLSEPESQALFDEVTARLAAGQDIQASVDIHGEVPDAAAVVMLSAGQFDLQGSMQQRNHGDALHASVDAELSDSSVFALQELVSGDIEPTILHASSEFGPVGVGGSGSGFQGDWLAQANGGDSSSLSTIELINLQGSPGVNSLTFRRDVFQIYRETVRGILGGLIDQAVIDWVPSVQLPGPTGFVRDPAVVIDPVRGIERTQMDFFDDLDAYLDQPLVPLSPTGLDAGDLVGLDNVIVATDVLDAGAVAALRAWADGGGNLVLTDSALVELPGLVDGVSAGDVTVDLSDINQIDFPQPRTDPLLDGIRDIAFLMTEPATVGYDTAGEDLTPAYRVATSTWTGLGGTSVGTIAGQTALGRVDVGSGRVTVIGQLLPPPVAHDRTLYGIDSYGVLDTGYQVLLNALGATLTVTPVDIDDESLLVADVAVSVDAPGQVEVGDAVPVTVQLANDGPDTAAAITTTLTLPAALAPGTLPQACSADGRVVTCQRATLGDGTDTTIEVPTTATADGAVTVSARIASASTDRVAANDTDSTVVRILAPGGGGGGGDGGGELPVEGLTLDLSTSEATPAVGQTIVLTGTVGNDGATTIDEVTLDLSLPPGLVHVGGSADCTADDEVVTCPIDLPGSFAGLEVGATADVELAVVPTRVGDLDVGGTARGGDAVVPAVDVVSVAAVSPDPTVVRLQGPERIATAVAASRDAYPDGTARAVVLARADAFPDALAGGPLAAAVQGPLLLTPTDTLPDAVAEEVERVLGDDGVVHLLGGANAVSPAVESAVGQLGVEVRRHGGNDRFETAVAIAREVGDPERVFVATGGDFPDALAAGAAAAHTDGVVVLTAGSALPAATRGYLEDVDGVPVTAVGGLAAQATPGTDQLVGDNRFETAALVAESVFDDPTSAGVATGAAFADALAGVAHIAGRQGPILLAERDRLPFATEQWLGAHTRSLERLYLYGGPAALGEDIETTLRAVFG from the coding sequence ATGCAGTCATGGGTCAAGGTGCTTCCCGTCCTCGTTCTCCTCTGCGCGCTGGTGGTGGTGGGACCACCGCCGTCATCGGCGACGCCGGTGTGCACCGACCCGGCCACACGCGACGTCCTGTGCGGCGGTCGGGTGTTCCCCGACCCGATCGAGTCGTTGACGGGGTTGACCTACGACGAGACCGTGGCCGGCCTCGAGGCCCTGGCGGCGGAGTCGGAGGGGTGGCTCGTGGTCAGCACCATCGGGACGTCCTTCGACGGCTTCCCCATCGTCATGGCCGAGCTGACCGATCCGACGTCGACGGTGCCGCTGGACGACCGCAAGGTCGTGCTGGTCTCGCAGTCCATCCACGGCAACGAACCGGGCGGCCGCGAGGGCGGCGTCCGGTACGTCGAGGACCTGCTCCGCGGCGAGGACGACGCGCGGCGGGCACTGCTGGACCGGGTGCGTCTGGTGCAGGTGTTCCTCAACCCCGACGGCTGGACGGCGGGTGACCACGACCAGGTGCCCGACGGCGACTCGGTCGGCCTGTGGGCCCGCGGCAACGGCAACGGTGCGCTGGGGGTCGGCGACATCGGTGGCGTGGACCTCAACCGCAACGCCGCCTGGTTCGGACCGATCCCGACCAGCCGGCCCGACCCGCTGTCCGAACCGGAGTCACAGGCCCTCTTCGACGAGGTCACCGCTCGCCTGGCCGCCGGACAGGACATCCAGGCGTCGGTCGACATCCACGGTGAGGTGCCCGACGCGGCGGCCGTGGTGATGCTGTCGGCCGGCCAGTTCGACCTCCAGGGGTCCATGCAGCAGCGCAACCACGGCGACGCGCTGCACGCCAGCGTCGATGCGGAGCTCTCCGACAGCTCGGTGTTCGCCCTCCAGGAGCTCGTGTCGGGCGACATCGAACCGACGATCCTGCATGCCTCCTCGGAGTTCGGGCCCGTCGGCGTTGGCGGGTCGGGCTCGGGGTTCCAGGGTGACTGGCTGGCGCAGGCCAACGGCGGGGACTCCTCCAGCCTGTCGACCATCGAGCTGATCAACCTGCAGGGCTCCCCCGGGGTCAACTCCCTGACGTTCCGACGGGACGTGTTCCAGATCTACCGCGAGACCGTCCGCGGCATCCTCGGCGGGTTGATCGACCAGGCCGTCATCGACTGGGTGCCGTCGGTGCAGCTGCCCGGTCCGACCGGGTTCGTGCGTGACCCGGCGGTCGTGATCGATCCGGTCCGCGGGATCGAGCGGACCCAGATGGACTTCTTCGACGACCTCGACGCCTACCTCGACCAGCCGCTGGTGCCGTTGTCGCCGACCGGGCTGGACGCGGGCGACCTGGTCGGGCTCGACAACGTGATCGTCGCCACCGATGTCCTGGACGCCGGTGCGGTCGCGGCGCTGCGTGCCTGGGCCGACGGCGGCGGGAACCTCGTCCTGACCGACTCGGCCCTCGTCGAGCTGCCGGGGCTGGTCGACGGGGTCTCCGCAGGCGACGTGACGGTGGACCTGTCCGACATCAACCAGATCGACTTCCCGCAGCCGCGTACCGATCCGCTGCTGGACGGCATCCGCGACATCGCGTTCCTGATGACCGAGCCGGCCACGGTCGGCTACGACACCGCTGGCGAGGACCTGACGCCCGCCTACCGGGTGGCGACGTCGACCTGGACCGGGCTCGGCGGCACGTCGGTCGGCACGATCGCCGGCCAGACGGCCCTCGGCCGGGTCGACGTCGGCTCGGGTCGGGTGACCGTGATCGGCCAGCTGCTGCCACCGCCCGTGGCCCACGACAGGACGCTGTACGGCATCGACAGCTACGGCGTGCTGGACACCGGGTACCAGGTCCTGCTCAACGCCCTGGGGGCGACGCTGACCGTCACGCCTGTCGACATCGACGACGAATCGTTGCTGGTCGCCGACGTCGCCGTGTCCGTCGACGCGCCGGGCCAGGTCGAGGTCGGCGACGCCGTTCCGGTGACCGTGCAGCTGGCCAACGACGGCCCCGACACGGCGGCAGCGATCACCACGACCCTGACCCTCCCCGCTGCCCTGGCCCCCGGCACCCTGCCGCAGGCATGCAGCGCAGACGGCCGGGTCGTGACCTGCCAGCGCGCCACCCTGGGCGATGGCACGGACACCACCATCGAGGTGCCCACGACGGCGACCGCCGACGGTGCGGTGACGGTGTCGGCACGGATCGCCTCGGCGTCCACCGACCGGGTCGCGGCCAACGACACCGATTCCACGGTGGTCCGCATCCTCGCCCCCGGCGGAGGGGGTGGCGGAGGCGACGGTGGCGGTGAGCTCCCGGTCGAGGGGTTGACCCTCGACCTGTCGACGAGCGAGGCAACGCCCGCCGTCGGCCAGACGATCGTGCTGACCGGCACCGTCGGCAACGACGGTGCGACGACCATCGACGAGGTGACCCTGGACCTGTCACTCCCACCCGGGCTGGTGCACGTCGGCGGGTCGGCGGACTGCACGGCGGACGACGAGGTCGTGACCTGCCCGATCGACCTGCCCGGGTCGTTTGCCGGGCTGGAGGTGGGGGCAACCGCCGACGTCGAGCTGGCTGTGGTGCCGACGCGGGTCGGCGACCTGGACGTCGGCGGGACCGCCCGTGGCGGTGACGCGGTCGTTCCCGCGGTGGACGTCGTGTCGGTGGCCGCCGTCAGCCCGGACCCGACGGTGGTGCGGCTCCAGGGACCCGAGCGGATCGCCACGGCCGTCGCCGCGTCACGGGACGCCTACCCCGACGGCACCGCACGGGCGGTCGTGCTGGCCCGAGCCGACGCGTTCCCCGACGCGTTGGCCGGTGGTCCGCTGGCCGCAGCCGTGCAGGGTCCGCTGCTGCTGACCCCGACCGACACCCTGCCCGACGCCGTGGCCGAGGAGGTCGAGCGCGTGCTGGGCGACGATGGGGTCGTGCACCTGCTGGGCGGCGCCAACGCCGTGTCCCCGGCCGTGGAGTCAGCCGTGGGCCAGCTCGGCGTGGAGGTCCGACGGCACGGCGGCAACGACCGGTTCGAGACGGCCGTCGCCATCGCCCGCGAGGTCGGCGACCCCGAGCGGGTGTTCGTCGCCACCGGCGGGGACTTCCCCGACGCGCTGGCCGCCGGTGCGGCCGCGGCCCACACCGACGGCGTCGTGGTCCTCACGGCTGGGTCGGCGCTGCCCGCCGCGACCCGTGGCTACCTGGAGGACGTCGACGGGGTTCCCGTCACCGCCGTGGGCGGGCTGGCCGCGCAGGCCACGCCCGGGACCGACCAGCTCGTGGGCGACAACCGCTTCGAGACGGCCGCGCTGGTCGCCGAGTCGGTCTTCGACGACCCGACGTCGGCCGGTGTCGCGACCGGTGCGGCGTTCGCCGACGCCCTGGCCGGCGTGGCCCACATCGCTGGTCGTCAGGGGCCCATCCTGCTGGCCGAACGCGACCGGCTGCCCTTCGCGACCGAGCAGTGGCTGGGCGCGCACACACGGTCGCTGGAGCGGTTGTACCTCTACGGCGGCCCCGCGGCCCTCGGGGAGGACATCGAGACCACCCTTCGCGCGGTCTTCGGCTGA
- the aroH gene encoding chorismate mutase, translating into MPPAGLRVEALRGAITLDTDSREEVLVRTAQMLGELLQRNDLQPDDIISMLFTATADITSEFPAAAVRKAGISDVPMVCARELGIVGESNIPLCIRVMAHVYTERPRAALRHAYLRGARQLRSDLPE; encoded by the coding sequence ATGCCGCCCGCCGGCCTGCGAGTGGAGGCGCTTCGCGGCGCCATCACGCTCGACACCGACAGCCGCGAGGAAGTGCTCGTCCGCACCGCCCAGATGCTGGGCGAGCTGCTGCAGCGCAACGACCTGCAGCCCGACGACATCATCTCCATGCTCTTCACCGCGACCGCCGACATCACCTCGGAGTTCCCCGCAGCTGCCGTCCGCAAGGCCGGTATCAGCGACGTCCCGATGGTGTGTGCCCGCGAGCTGGGGATCGTCGGCGAATCCAACATCCCGCTCTGCATCCGGGTGATGGCGCATGTCTATACGGAGCGGCCTCGCGCCGCCCTTCGACATGCCTACCTGCGCGGCGCACGCCAGCTGCGCAGTGACCTGCCGGAATGA
- the cmk gene encoding (d)CMP kinase produces MIVVAIDGPAGSGKSTVADALATALGVPHVDSGAYYRAATLAVLRAEVDPTDVDAVTAVVGRVAIDRVDGRTLLDGEDVEDDIRGATVTANVSAVAAHPAVRDLLLVAQRSGIARDGGVVDGRDAATRIVPDADLKVWLDADVEERGRRRALQAGEPERLDHHIADLHRRDAADATQMVRADDAVVVNTTGLSLDHVVATVADLARTAAGGS; encoded by the coding sequence GTGATCGTCGTGGCCATCGACGGGCCCGCCGGGTCCGGCAAGTCCACCGTCGCCGACGCGCTGGCGACCGCGCTCGGGGTCCCCCACGTCGACTCCGGTGCCTACTACCGGGCCGCCACCCTGGCGGTGCTGCGGGCCGAGGTCGACCCGACCGACGTCGATGCGGTCACCGCGGTGGTCGGGCGGGTGGCCATCGACCGGGTCGACGGGCGCACGCTCCTGGACGGCGAGGACGTCGAGGACGACATCCGCGGCGCCACCGTCACCGCCAACGTGTCGGCCGTGGCAGCCCACCCGGCGGTGCGGGACCTGCTGTTGGTTGCACAACGAAGCGGGATCGCCCGGGACGGTGGGGTCGTCGACGGTCGGGACGCGGCGACCCGCATCGTCCCCGACGCCGACCTGAAGGTCTGGCTGGACGCCGACGTGGAGGAACGCGGACGACGACGCGCCCTCCAGGCCGGCGAGCCCGAACGACTGGACCACCACATCGCCGACCTGCACCGCCGGGACGCCGCCGACGCCACGCAGATGGTGCGGGCCGATGACGCCGTGGTGGTCAATACCACCGGGCTGTCGCTGGATCACGTGGTTGCTACCGTGGCTGACCTCGCCCGAACTGCGGCCGGGGGCAGCTGA
- the scpB gene encoding SMC-Scp complex subunit ScpB — protein MSSEHLTETSSDAQSADVHDGVTDERPHDDSAQELRLEPELRKALEAILLVVDEPVPAETLAQVLEVGMDEIEDGLLALAAEYVEQGRGFVLRRAGGGWRMYTDPGAAPYVERFVLHGRTGKLSQAALETLAIVAYKQPVTRADISEIRGVDADSGVRNLMARGLVEEVGRADAPGQPLLYGTTASFLEKLGLDDLSTLPALPALVPTGPPPPEPAPGGYRAARKELVALEREGDADDGDDAPAPGARLTALLDDADKQANAAIKAAKNLVEDMTRVDDDPDEDAGEDAAAPTEQTTEQTDDEAATTVEEPTDDAR, from the coding sequence ATGAGCAGTGAACACCTGACCGAGACGTCGTCGGACGCGCAGTCCGCCGACGTCCACGACGGCGTCACCGACGAGCGTCCCCACGACGACAGCGCCCAGGAGCTGCGGCTGGAGCCGGAGCTGCGCAAGGCGCTGGAGGCGATCCTGCTCGTCGTCGACGAACCCGTTCCCGCCGAGACCCTCGCCCAGGTGCTCGAGGTCGGCATGGACGAGATCGAGGACGGCCTGCTGGCGCTCGCCGCGGAGTACGTCGAGCAGGGCCGCGGCTTCGTGCTGCGCCGGGCCGGTGGTGGCTGGCGGATGTACACCGACCCGGGCGCGGCGCCCTACGTCGAGCGCTTCGTGCTGCACGGGCGCACCGGCAAGCTCAGCCAAGCGGCGCTGGAGACCCTGGCGATCGTGGCCTACAAGCAGCCCGTGACCCGTGCGGACATCTCCGAGATCCGAGGGGTCGACGCCGACTCCGGCGTGCGCAACCTGATGGCCCGCGGCCTGGTGGAGGAGGTCGGCCGTGCCGACGCGCCCGGCCAACCGCTGCTGTACGGCACCACGGCGTCGTTCCTGGAGAAGCTCGGGCTGGACGACCTGTCCACCCTGCCCGCCCTCCCCGCGCTGGTCCCCACCGGTCCGCCGCCACCCGAACCCGCCCCGGGCGGCTACCGTGCCGCCCGCAAGGAGCTGGTCGCGCTCGAACGCGAGGGCGACGCCGACGACGGTGACGACGCGCCCGCACCCGGCGCCCGGCTGACCGCCCTGCTCGACGACGCCGACAAGCAGGCCAACGCCGCCATCAAGGCCGCCAAGAACCTGGTCGAGGACATGACCCGGGTCGACGACGACCCCGACGAGGACGCTGGCGAGGATGCGGCGGCCCCAACCGAACAGACCACCGAACAGACCGACGACGAGGCGGCCACGACCGTCGAGGAGCCCACCGACGATGCCCGCTGA